A stretch of the Enoplosus armatus isolate fEnoArm2 chromosome 13, fEnoArm2.hap1, whole genome shotgun sequence genome encodes the following:
- the ovca2 gene encoding esterase OVCA2 — translation MAPLRVLCIHGYRQNGSSFREKTGALRKLLKKQVELVYLSAPLSVQQVSSEAPEKENGSGPGPGGDEDPRGWWFSDTQARSFSAQQQCEESLGLDESVTVVREAVKVQGPFDGILGFSQGAAFVAMLCSLQEQKLESEFSFRFAILVAGFRSACKEHQKFYSAPLQIPSLHVFGLEDRVIPDNMSRELLPSFHDPQILTHPGGHFVPAASAHRQTYQDFLKRFQ, via the exons ATGGCACCTCTCCGGGTCCTGTGTATCCATGGTTACCGTCAGAACGGCAGCTCGTTCCGTGAAAAGACGGGAGCTCTGCGGAAGCTGCTGAAGAAACAAGTGGAGCTTGTTTACCTGAGTGCACCGCTCAGTGTGCAGCAAGTCAGCAGTGAAG CTCCAGAGAAGGAGAATGGTTCTGGTCCTGGACCAGGAGGCGATGAGGACCCCAGGGGTTGGTGGTTTTCTGACACCCAGGCTCGGAGTTTCAGCgctcagcagcagtgtgaggaaAGCCTGGGGCTCGACGAGAGCGTGACGGTTGTGAGAGAAGCTGTGAAGGTCCAAGGTCCTTTTGACGGCATCCTGGGCTTTAGTCAGGGAGCAGCTTTTGTGGCCATGCTGTGCTCTCTTCAGGAGCAAAAACTGGAGTCAGAGTTCAGCTTCCGCTTTGCCATCCTCGTCGCTGGTTTCCGCAGCGCTTGCAAGGAACACCAAAAATTCTACAGCGCTCCGCTCCAGATCCCCTCCCTGCATGTGTTTGGACTGGAGGACCGAGTCATCCCTGACAACATGAGCAGGGagctcctcccctccttccacGACCCTCAGATCCTGACGCATCCTGGTGGCCATTTTGTTCCTGCTGCATCTGCTCACAGACAAACGTACCAGGACTTTCTCAAGAGGTTCCAATGA